Proteins from one Capricornis sumatraensis isolate serow.1 chromosome 2, serow.2, whole genome shotgun sequence genomic window:
- the ZMYM1 gene encoding zinc finger MYM-type protein 1 isoform X2, protein MKESPTNGECDKAVATQVKRLDEVKVEPDNTQEYCQAQQPKTQENDLKVNSAFSDGTPQITTGIQLSLASSGMNKMLPSISTTAVQVSCSGCKKVFQKGQTAYQRKGSTELFCSTPCITEYISSVSSPALPKRTCSNCSKDILNLKDVISIQLEDTTNSKTFCSQSCLSSYEEKRKPVVTICTNSVPAKCSVCQKTTAIQYEVKYQSVNHSLCCNACFSKFHSANNLIMNCCENCGAYCSTSSSMFHILQMEGQSHYLNSSKSITAHKQKPAKSLPSVLCKSLKPTDEMIETTNDLGKTELFCSINCFSAYSKAKMESSTDATPVISNIVSLADTHDALPIVNSDVLQGTVSSVTANVIEDVSKVSPSESSNSVQQPSLSPPSSVVSQHSVALNTEEQKDHMLNQDATNNMKSTKKSDRLRHPKFTSKIQKVKGKSRSIKKSYFQRLENSIKKDVMFCYSCQLFCQKKFNYGRESLRAQGISHWKKTLEKFRKHEKSEMHLKSLQFWREYQFCDEAVNDSLSSHSKQIEGNKKYLKLIIENILFLGKQCLFLRGNDQSISSVNKGNFLELLEIRAKDKGEEIFQLMNSQVDFYNSTQIQNDIIEIIKTEILQDIVNEINVTSAFSVICDETTDGATKGQFSVCVRYPQKTSKAVLIKERFLGFIDVEEMTGTNLHRNIKAYLQQIGVDLSKLRGQAYDSTSNWKGKFKKIAAEFKKEEPRALYLHCYTHCLDLAVIRFCKEVKELRSALNTLSSLFNTIHGEMSVNFQNIDKLSQSKTCKKHTSQPCWTVRDNTLLSVIEGLPEIIETLEVLSNHSSNTSLADELSDLLALVSKFEFIFCLKFLYRILSVIGILSKEFQSETIDIFSLSSKIEAILECLSSERNDTYFKTIWDGAEEICQKITCKGFEVERPSFQKRRKIQKTIDPGNSDSMFFPTSTEEQYKVNIYYQGLDTVLQNLKLCFLEFDYCKMKQISELLLKWNEPLNEATAKEVQEFYKFDADIIPELRFYRHYAKLNFVLEYDFINFSNLGHLFIQHGLHNNIPCISKLLYVALSWPVTSASVENSFSTLSRLKTYLCRTRGQEKLSGLALMAVEQELVDKLMEPERLNGIVEKFILQVKEI, encoded by the exons ATGAAAGAATCACCAACAAATGGTGAATGTGACAAGGCAGTGGCAACACAAGTGAAGAGGCTAGATGAAGTTAAGGTAGAACCCGACAATACTCAG gagtacTGTCAAGCCCAGCAGCCCAAAACTCAGGAGAATGACCTGAAAGTCAACTCTGCGTTTTCAGACGGTA CTCCTCAGATCACTACAGGCATTCAGCTTTCTCTGGCATCATCTGGCATGAATAAGATGCTTCCTTCAATTTCAACCACAGCTGTTCAGGTTTCCTGTTCTGGTTGtaaaaaagtttttcaaaagGGACAAACTGCTTATCAGAGGAAAGGTTCTACTGAGCTTTTCTGCTCCACACCATGCATCACTGAATACATTTCATCTGTCAGTTCACCAGCTCTTCCGAAGAGAACTTGTTCAAACTGCTCAAA AGACATTTTAAATCTAAAGGATGTGATCAGTATTCAGCTGGAAGATACTACCAATAGCAAAACTTTTTGCAGTCAGTCTTGTCTTTCAtcatatgaagaaaaaagaaagccagtTGTTACCATATGTACTAATAGTGTTCCAGCCAAGTGCAGCGTGTGTCAGAAGACTACTGCT atTCAGTACGAAGTGAAATACCAGAGTGTGAATCATAGTCTTTGCTGTAATGCctgtttttcaaaatttcactCCGCTAACAACCTCATCATGAACTGTTGTGAGAATTGTGGCGCTTACTGTTCCACTAGCTCTAGTATGTTTCATATACTTCAAATGGAAGGACAGTCTCATTACTTAAATAGTTCAAAGAGTATTACGGCACATAAGCAG AAACCAGCCAAATCACTTCCATCTGTTCTTTGCAAATCATTGAAGCCCACAGATGAAATGATTGAGACTACCAATGACTTGGGGAAGACAGAGCTTTTCTGCTCTATTAATTGTTTCTCTGCTTATAGTAAAGCTAAGATGGAATCTTCTACAG ATGCAACTCCAGTTATAAGCAATATAGTGTCATTGGCAGATACTCATGATGCCCTGCCCATTGTGAACTCTGATGTATTACAAG GTACAGTTTCTTCAGTAACAGCAAATGTCATTGAGgatgtaag CAAGGTTTCACCCAGTGAATCAAGTAATAGTGTACAACAGCCAAGCCTCTCACCACCATCATCTGTAGTCAGTCAGCATTCGGTTGCCTTAAATACAGAAGAACAAAAAGATCATATGTTAAACCAAGATGCTACAAACAATATGAAATCCACGAAAAAAAGTGACAGACTACGCCACCCAAAATTTACATCCAAGATACAAAAAGTTAAAGGTAAATCACGAAgtattaaaaaatcttattttcaacGATTAGAAAACAGTATTAAAAAGGATGTTATGTTCTGTTATTCATGCCAGTTGTTCTGCCAGAAAAAATTTAACTATGGAAGAGAGTCACTTAGAGCGCAAGGAATTTCccattggaaaaaaactctggAAAAATTCAGAAAGCATGAAAAAAGTGAAATGCATTTGAAGTCATTGCAGTTTTGGAGAGAATACCAATTTTGTGATGAAGCTGTTAATGACAGTTTATCTAGTCATTCAAAGCAgattgaaggaaataaaaagtacCTAAAGcttataattgaaaatattttatttcttggaaAGCAATGTTTATTCTTAAGAGGAAATGACCAGTCTATTTCATCTGTGAATAAAGGCAATTTTTTAGAATTGTTAGAAATCCGAGCAAAGGATAAAGGAGAAGAAATATTTCAACTTATGAATTCACAAGTTGACTTCTACAATAGTACACAGATTCAAAATGATATTATTGAAATAATAAAGACTGAAATATTGCAAGATATTGTAAATGAGATCAATGTCACCTCAGCTTTTTCAGTAATATGTGATGAGACAACTGATGGTGCCACTAAAGGACAGTTCTCAGTTTGTGTAAGATACCCACAGAAAACATCAAAGGCTGTATTAATTAAAGAAAGATTTTTGGGTTTCATAGATGTTGAAGAGATGACTGGGACCAACTTACACAGGAATATCAAAGCTTACCTGCAGCAGATTGGAGTTGATTTGAGTAAACTACGAGGCCAGGCCTATGATAGCACCAGTAATTGGaagggaaaatttaaaaaaattgcagcAGAATTTAAGAAGGAAGAGCCAAGAGCTTTATACCTGCATTGTTACACACATTGTTTGGATTTAGCTGTGATTAGGTTTTGTAAAGAAGTAAAAGAGCTCCGAAGTGCTCTAAATACTCTCAGTTCTTTGTTCAACACTATTCATGGGGAAATGTCGGTAAATTTTCAAAACATTGATAAGCTGAGTCAAAGCAAAACATGCAAGAAACACACATCACAACCATGTTGGACAGTCCGTGATAATACATTACTCTCTGTGATTGAGGGTCTTCCAGAAATCATTGAAACGCTAGAAGTTCTATCAAACCATTCTTCAAACACAAGTTTAGCTGATGAATTGAGTGATTTGTTGGCATTGGTTTCTAAATTTGAATTTATCTTTTGTTTGAAATTTCTTTATCGAATACTAAGTGTTATAGGAATTCTTTCCAAAGAGTTTCAAAGTGAAACAATAgacattttttctttgtcttcaaaAATAGAAGCAATTTTGGAGTGTTTATCATCTGAAAGAAATGATACTTATTTCAAAACTATCTGGGATGGAGCAGAGGAAATATGTCAAAAAATAACCTGTAAAGGTTTTGAAGTTGAAAGACCTTcatttcaaaaaagaagaaaaattcagaaaactatagATCCTGGCAATTCAGACAGTATGTTTTTTCCTACCtccacagaagaacaatacaaagtTAATATTTATTACCAAGGCTTGGATACTGTAttgcaaaatttaaaattgtgttttttagAGTTTGATTATTGTAAAATGAAGCAAATTTCAGAACTGTTACTTAAATGGAATGAACCCTTAAATGAAGCAACAGCCAAAGAGGTCCaagaattttataaatttgaTGCAGACATCATCCCAGAACTTAGATTTTATCGGCACTATGCAAAGCTCAACTTTGTCCTGGAATATGATTTTATCAACTTCAGCAATCTtggccatttatttattcagcatgGTCTTCACAATAATATTCCTTGCATATCAAAGCTATTATATGTTGCTTTGTCTTGGCCAGTTACTTCAGCAAGTGTTGAAAACTCATTTTCTACACTGTCTCGtcttaaaacatatttatgtCGTACCAGGGGACAAGAAAAGCTTAGTGGCTTAGCCCTAATGGCTGTTGAGCAGGAATTGGTAGATAAACTGATGGAACCTGAAAGGCTCAATGGAATTGTGGAAAAGTTTATCCTTCAGGTGAAAGAAATATAG
- the ZMYM1 gene encoding zinc finger MYM-type protein 1 isoform X1, whose amino-acid sequence MKESPTNGECDKAVATQVKRLDEVKVEPDNTQEYCQAQQPKTQENDLKVNSAFSDGTPQITTGIQLSLASSGMNKMLPSISTTAVQVSCSGCKKVFQKGQTAYQRKGSTELFCSTPCITEYISSVSSPALPKRTCSNCSKDILNLKDVISIQLEDTTNSKTFCSQSCLSSYEEKRKPVVTICTNSVPAKCSVCQKTTAIQYEVKYQSVNHSLCCNACFSKFHSANNLIMNCCENCGAYCSTSSSMFHILQMEGQSHYLNSSKSITAHKQKPAKSLPSVLCKSLKPTDEMIETTNDLGKTELFCSINCFSAYSKAKMESSTEIFSFLSINVSVVYDTSTNLPSPKKDATPVISNIVSLADTHDALPIVNSDVLQGTVSSVTANVIEDVSKVSPSESSNSVQQPSLSPPSSVVSQHSVALNTEEQKDHMLNQDATNNMKSTKKSDRLRHPKFTSKIQKVKGKSRSIKKSYFQRLENSIKKDVMFCYSCQLFCQKKFNYGRESLRAQGISHWKKTLEKFRKHEKSEMHLKSLQFWREYQFCDEAVNDSLSSHSKQIEGNKKYLKLIIENILFLGKQCLFLRGNDQSISSVNKGNFLELLEIRAKDKGEEIFQLMNSQVDFYNSTQIQNDIIEIIKTEILQDIVNEINVTSAFSVICDETTDGATKGQFSVCVRYPQKTSKAVLIKERFLGFIDVEEMTGTNLHRNIKAYLQQIGVDLSKLRGQAYDSTSNWKGKFKKIAAEFKKEEPRALYLHCYTHCLDLAVIRFCKEVKELRSALNTLSSLFNTIHGEMSVNFQNIDKLSQSKTCKKHTSQPCWTVRDNTLLSVIEGLPEIIETLEVLSNHSSNTSLADELSDLLALVSKFEFIFCLKFLYRILSVIGILSKEFQSETIDIFSLSSKIEAILECLSSERNDTYFKTIWDGAEEICQKITCKGFEVERPSFQKRRKIQKTIDPGNSDSMFFPTSTEEQYKVNIYYQGLDTVLQNLKLCFLEFDYCKMKQISELLLKWNEPLNEATAKEVQEFYKFDADIIPELRFYRHYAKLNFVLEYDFINFSNLGHLFIQHGLHNNIPCISKLLYVALSWPVTSASVENSFSTLSRLKTYLCRTRGQEKLSGLALMAVEQELVDKLMEPERLNGIVEKFILQVKEI is encoded by the exons ATGAAAGAATCACCAACAAATGGTGAATGTGACAAGGCAGTGGCAACACAAGTGAAGAGGCTAGATGAAGTTAAGGTAGAACCCGACAATACTCAG gagtacTGTCAAGCCCAGCAGCCCAAAACTCAGGAGAATGACCTGAAAGTCAACTCTGCGTTTTCAGACGGTA CTCCTCAGATCACTACAGGCATTCAGCTTTCTCTGGCATCATCTGGCATGAATAAGATGCTTCCTTCAATTTCAACCACAGCTGTTCAGGTTTCCTGTTCTGGTTGtaaaaaagtttttcaaaagGGACAAACTGCTTATCAGAGGAAAGGTTCTACTGAGCTTTTCTGCTCCACACCATGCATCACTGAATACATTTCATCTGTCAGTTCACCAGCTCTTCCGAAGAGAACTTGTTCAAACTGCTCAAA AGACATTTTAAATCTAAAGGATGTGATCAGTATTCAGCTGGAAGATACTACCAATAGCAAAACTTTTTGCAGTCAGTCTTGTCTTTCAtcatatgaagaaaaaagaaagccagtTGTTACCATATGTACTAATAGTGTTCCAGCCAAGTGCAGCGTGTGTCAGAAGACTACTGCT atTCAGTACGAAGTGAAATACCAGAGTGTGAATCATAGTCTTTGCTGTAATGCctgtttttcaaaatttcactCCGCTAACAACCTCATCATGAACTGTTGTGAGAATTGTGGCGCTTACTGTTCCACTAGCTCTAGTATGTTTCATATACTTCAAATGGAAGGACAGTCTCATTACTTAAATAGTTCAAAGAGTATTACGGCACATAAGCAG AAACCAGCCAAATCACTTCCATCTGTTCTTTGCAAATCATTGAAGCCCACAGATGAAATGATTGAGACTACCAATGACTTGGGGAAGACAGAGCTTTTCTGCTCTATTAATTGTTTCTCTGCTTATAGTAAAGCTAAGATGGAATCTTCTACAG aaatcttttcatttttatcaataaATGTTTCAGTGGTATATGATACTTCAACGAATCTCCCTTCTCCAAAGAAAGATGCAACTCCAGTTATAAGCAATATAGTGTCATTGGCAGATACTCATGATGCCCTGCCCATTGTGAACTCTGATGTATTACAAG GTACAGTTTCTTCAGTAACAGCAAATGTCATTGAGgatgtaag CAAGGTTTCACCCAGTGAATCAAGTAATAGTGTACAACAGCCAAGCCTCTCACCACCATCATCTGTAGTCAGTCAGCATTCGGTTGCCTTAAATACAGAAGAACAAAAAGATCATATGTTAAACCAAGATGCTACAAACAATATGAAATCCACGAAAAAAAGTGACAGACTACGCCACCCAAAATTTACATCCAAGATACAAAAAGTTAAAGGTAAATCACGAAgtattaaaaaatcttattttcaacGATTAGAAAACAGTATTAAAAAGGATGTTATGTTCTGTTATTCATGCCAGTTGTTCTGCCAGAAAAAATTTAACTATGGAAGAGAGTCACTTAGAGCGCAAGGAATTTCccattggaaaaaaactctggAAAAATTCAGAAAGCATGAAAAAAGTGAAATGCATTTGAAGTCATTGCAGTTTTGGAGAGAATACCAATTTTGTGATGAAGCTGTTAATGACAGTTTATCTAGTCATTCAAAGCAgattgaaggaaataaaaagtacCTAAAGcttataattgaaaatattttatttcttggaaAGCAATGTTTATTCTTAAGAGGAAATGACCAGTCTATTTCATCTGTGAATAAAGGCAATTTTTTAGAATTGTTAGAAATCCGAGCAAAGGATAAAGGAGAAGAAATATTTCAACTTATGAATTCACAAGTTGACTTCTACAATAGTACACAGATTCAAAATGATATTATTGAAATAATAAAGACTGAAATATTGCAAGATATTGTAAATGAGATCAATGTCACCTCAGCTTTTTCAGTAATATGTGATGAGACAACTGATGGTGCCACTAAAGGACAGTTCTCAGTTTGTGTAAGATACCCACAGAAAACATCAAAGGCTGTATTAATTAAAGAAAGATTTTTGGGTTTCATAGATGTTGAAGAGATGACTGGGACCAACTTACACAGGAATATCAAAGCTTACCTGCAGCAGATTGGAGTTGATTTGAGTAAACTACGAGGCCAGGCCTATGATAGCACCAGTAATTGGaagggaaaatttaaaaaaattgcagcAGAATTTAAGAAGGAAGAGCCAAGAGCTTTATACCTGCATTGTTACACACATTGTTTGGATTTAGCTGTGATTAGGTTTTGTAAAGAAGTAAAAGAGCTCCGAAGTGCTCTAAATACTCTCAGTTCTTTGTTCAACACTATTCATGGGGAAATGTCGGTAAATTTTCAAAACATTGATAAGCTGAGTCAAAGCAAAACATGCAAGAAACACACATCACAACCATGTTGGACAGTCCGTGATAATACATTACTCTCTGTGATTGAGGGTCTTCCAGAAATCATTGAAACGCTAGAAGTTCTATCAAACCATTCTTCAAACACAAGTTTAGCTGATGAATTGAGTGATTTGTTGGCATTGGTTTCTAAATTTGAATTTATCTTTTGTTTGAAATTTCTTTATCGAATACTAAGTGTTATAGGAATTCTTTCCAAAGAGTTTCAAAGTGAAACAATAgacattttttctttgtcttcaaaAATAGAAGCAATTTTGGAGTGTTTATCATCTGAAAGAAATGATACTTATTTCAAAACTATCTGGGATGGAGCAGAGGAAATATGTCAAAAAATAACCTGTAAAGGTTTTGAAGTTGAAAGACCTTcatttcaaaaaagaagaaaaattcagaaaactatagATCCTGGCAATTCAGACAGTATGTTTTTTCCTACCtccacagaagaacaatacaaagtTAATATTTATTACCAAGGCTTGGATACTGTAttgcaaaatttaaaattgtgttttttagAGTTTGATTATTGTAAAATGAAGCAAATTTCAGAACTGTTACTTAAATGGAATGAACCCTTAAATGAAGCAACAGCCAAAGAGGTCCaagaattttataaatttgaTGCAGACATCATCCCAGAACTTAGATTTTATCGGCACTATGCAAAGCTCAACTTTGTCCTGGAATATGATTTTATCAACTTCAGCAATCTtggccatttatttattcagcatgGTCTTCACAATAATATTCCTTGCATATCAAAGCTATTATATGTTGCTTTGTCTTGGCCAGTTACTTCAGCAAGTGTTGAAAACTCATTTTCTACACTGTCTCGtcttaaaacatatttatgtCGTACCAGGGGACAAGAAAAGCTTAGTGGCTTAGCCCTAATGGCTGTTGAGCAGGAATTGGTAGATAAACTGATGGAACCTGAAAGGCTCAATGGAATTGTGGAAAAGTTTATCCTTCAGGTGAAAGAAATATAG